The Virgibacillus phasianinus genome includes a window with the following:
- a CDS encoding aminotransferase class III-fold pyridoxal phosphate-dependent enzyme encodes MKDYINDPLIIESGAGVKLTDTKGKEYFDGFSSVWLNVHGHRKKELDKAIQKQMEKISHSTLLGMTNVPATELAERLIHITPEGLDRVFYSDSGAEAVEIALKMAFHYWINKGVDGKNKFLTMKNGYHGDTALEELGVNVKIGERLEKVNFNGTHFFSG; translated from the coding sequence ATGAAGGACTATATTAATGACCCGCTCATTATTGAAAGCGGAGCGGGCGTAAAATTAACGGATACGAAAGGAAAGGAGTATTTCGACGGGTTTTCATCTGTGTGGTTAAACGTACATGGCCATCGGAAAAAGGAGCTTGACAAGGCTATTCAAAAGCAGATGGAAAAAATCTCTCATTCTACCTTGTTGGGAATGACCAACGTTCCTGCAACAGAATTAGCGGAACGGCTTATACATATTACGCCGGAGGGACTGGATCGGGTATTTTATTCCGACAGCGGGGCCGAAGCAGTTGAGATTGCTTTGAAGATGGCATTTCACTATTGGATAAATAAAGGAGTAGACGGAAAAAATAAATTTCTCACCATGAAGAATGGCTACCATGGTGATACAGCATTAGAGGAATTAGGCGTTAATGTCAAAATTGGTGAGCGTCTCGAAAAGGTTAATTTTAACGGTACTCACTTTTTTTCTGGCTGA
- a CDS encoding ABC transporter ATP-binding protein codes for MMEILKVNQLTKNYRNTQVLKGINLTIHQGEVFGFVGHNGAGKSTFIHTLTGISVKSSGSFDILGVPDSQIDSVKKSMGVMPDISNLYENMRGIEFLRYMGGLVGDHRSKEDYESLMKDVGLEGAERKKIKAYSFGMKKKISIAQALLGDTEIIILDEPTSGLDPESAIKIRQLVTGLQEQGKTILLTSHNLDEIDKISDRVGILSDGIIKKVGTPRQLKEGTETGLTIFVRTKPMLHADFVQELAEKLEIDVSFLGTKKDYSMLHIASDDDIPILSKKLIDSGTRLYEMKVEQTSLEDVFMNT; via the coding sequence ATGATGGAGATATTGAAGGTAAATCAATTAACGAAAAACTATAGAAATACACAAGTATTAAAGGGCATCAACCTAACAATTCATCAAGGGGAAGTGTTCGGGTTTGTTGGTCATAATGGTGCAGGTAAATCAACCTTTATACATACTTTAACAGGGATTAGCGTTAAAAGTTCCGGTTCCTTTGACATACTGGGTGTTCCCGATAGTCAGATTGATAGTGTAAAAAAAAGCATGGGTGTTATGCCTGACATCTCGAATTTGTACGAAAATATGAGAGGGATTGAATTTCTGCGTTATATGGGAGGATTAGTAGGAGATCACCGTAGTAAAGAAGACTATGAATCCCTTATGAAGGATGTAGGTCTGGAAGGGGCAGAGCGCAAGAAAATCAAGGCCTATTCATTTGGCATGAAAAAGAAAATTAGTATTGCCCAGGCATTACTGGGAGATACCGAAATAATTATTCTGGATGAGCCAACCTCCGGACTTGACCCAGAATCGGCAATTAAGATACGCCAATTAGTCACAGGGTTACAAGAACAGGGAAAGACCATTTTGCTTACATCCCATAATCTTGATGAAATCGATAAAATAAGTGATCGAGTTGGTATATTAAGTGATGGAATTATCAAAAAGGTTGGAACACCTCGTCAGTTGAAAGAGGGGACAGAAACTGGGCTTACAATCTTTGTTCGGACAAAACCAATGCTGCATGCTGATTTTGTTCAAGAGTTAGCTGAAAAACTTGAAATAGATGTTTCTTTTCTTGGAACAAAAAAGGACTACAGCATGTTACATATTGCTTCGGACGATGACATACCAATTCTATCAAAGAAGTTAATTGATTCAGGTACACGACTGTATGAAATGAAGGTGGAACAAACCTCATTAGAGGATGTTTTCATGAATACTTAA
- a CDS encoding ABC transporter permease, protein MIHVLKREFIDSFKSVRSILIVLFITFVSYQSAKFIENNPGIIDKLIENGGEAGSAYTAAIALIVLMFGFLFVFATSHDIINRETEMKTMRLLVTKTSRWQVMLGKFCGAMLFWVVTVSISFSILSIIAESWFPKDYFQSLLFIFYIVSFVLLISTVITKTKLTMFLGILLGITLPIIGLIASVVDRWYLLPFRYLLPYNYLEGSVGFMLIPMATGIVYILLSIYIIQRRDL, encoded by the coding sequence GTGATTCATGTATTAAAGAGAGAGTTTATTGATTCTTTCAAAAGTGTGCGATCCATATTAATTGTACTATTTATTACATTCGTTTCGTACCAGTCTGCGAAATTTATTGAAAATAATCCTGGCATAATCGACAAACTGATCGAAAATGGTGGGGAAGCTGGGTCGGCATATACTGCAGCAATTGCACTAATTGTGCTGATGTTTGGCTTTTTATTCGTTTTTGCAACATCCCACGACATCATCAACAGGGAAACGGAGATGAAAACGATGCGATTACTCGTTACAAAAACGTCCAGATGGCAAGTAATGCTGGGGAAATTTTGCGGAGCTATGCTATTTTGGGTTGTTACCGTGTCCATTTCCTTTTCAATTCTATCCATCATTGCTGAGTCATGGTTTCCAAAAGACTATTTTCAATCGTTACTATTCATATTTTATATTGTTAGTTTCGTATTGTTAATCTCCACCGTGATTACAAAGACAAAACTAACGATGTTCCTAGGTATTTTACTTGGTATTACGCTACCAATTATAGGATTGATTGCGTCAGTAGTGGACAGGTGGTATCTACTGCCATTCAGGTATCTTTTACCGTACAATTATTTGGAAGGCTCAGTTGGCTTTATGCTCATTCCAATGGCTACCGGGATTGTTTATATTTTACTATCCATTTATATCATACAGAGAAGGGATTTATAA
- the bioD gene encoding dethiobiotin synthase, which yields MQIHLNNGISTKHNGFFVTGTDTDIGKTFVTAGIAASLKNQGVDVGVFKPMLSGVSRDNSNSDAAILRAMSGDGSPIERVNPFQFNDPLAPYVAAERERRSVGLDDVIASWKEVKDKHRFFMIEGAGGLAVPLGERFLVADLAKAIGYPLLIVARPHLGTVNHTLLTISFARNLGIEIAGIIINGIKKHDNGVAEQTNPELIEKFSEVPVLGTIPWVNSPNHQAIREAVEENISFQRMLEK from the coding sequence ATGCAAATTCACCTAAATAACGGAATTAGTACAAAGCATAATGGCTTTTTTGTTACAGGAACGGATACAGATATCGGTAAAACATTTGTGACAGCTGGCATAGCCGCCTCATTAAAAAATCAGGGGGTGGATGTCGGTGTGTTCAAGCCAATGTTAAGCGGTGTCAGTCGGGATAACTCCAATAGTGATGCTGCCATTTTAAGAGCCATGTCTGGAGATGGTAGTCCAATTGAAAGGGTAAATCCATTTCAATTCAATGATCCTCTTGCCCCCTATGTTGCAGCGGAACGGGAGCGAAGATCGGTTGGATTAGATGATGTTATAGCCTCCTGGAAAGAAGTTAAGGACAAGCATCGATTCTTCATGATTGAAGGTGCTGGTGGCCTTGCTGTGCCGTTAGGTGAGCGTTTTCTTGTTGCGGACCTTGCCAAAGCGATAGGTTATCCACTGTTAATTGTTGCACGCCCACATCTAGGGACTGTCAATCATACCTTGTTAACAATTTCGTTTGCACGGAATCTTGGAATTGAAATTGCCGGCATTATCATTAACGGTATAAAGAAACACGATAATGGGGTCGCTGAACAGACAAATCCTGAATTGATCGAAAAGTTTTCAGAAGTGCCTGTGCTTGGAACCATTCCATGGGTTAATTCGCCTAATCACCAAGCAATCAGAGAAGCGGTTGAAGAGAATATTTCCTTTCAAAGAATGCTAGAAAAATAG
- the thiO gene encoding glycine oxidase ThiO, whose product MNQNYDVIVIGGGVIGSSIAFQLAKRHYSVLILEKDQLASKASSAAAGMLGAQAELEENNPLYSLASRSRDMFPNLATELKNLSGIDIELIQSGILKVAQTHEEGEQLKKTAAFHQSQGEQAEWLSQEKVHVQEPALADDIFGGMYVKKDGQVSAPQLAKAFARSAKILGVDILEYRKVQDFIKENDRIVGVQTQTNSYFTEHVVVAGGAWSQELTKKVNIFLPGHPVKGECFSVKISGQLVTSSIYSTSGYIVPKAGGRLIIGATQKPEIFDESVSLVSLSELIANAQKVIPAIKDATWEQAWSGIRPKTADGLPYISEHSHVPGLLIATGHYRNGILLAPITGVLIADIIDGKVNDNPFGIERIWKEVVE is encoded by the coding sequence ATGAACCAAAATTATGATGTAATTGTTATCGGTGGTGGCGTGATTGGGAGTTCCATAGCATTTCAGTTGGCTAAACGCCATTACAGTGTATTAATCTTAGAAAAGGACCAATTGGCTAGCAAAGCGTCAAGTGCGGCTGCCGGGATGCTGGGGGCACAGGCTGAATTGGAAGAAAACAATCCCCTTTATAGTCTTGCAAGTCGAAGCAGAGACATGTTTCCGAATCTAGCAACGGAATTAAAAAATTTATCCGGGATTGACATCGAGTTGATTCAGAGCGGAATTTTAAAAGTGGCTCAAACACATGAAGAAGGCGAACAACTAAAGAAAACGGCTGCCTTTCATCAGTCGCAGGGCGAACAGGCTGAATGGCTCTCACAAGAAAAGGTTCATGTACAGGAGCCAGCATTAGCTGATGACATCTTTGGTGGAATGTATGTGAAAAAAGATGGTCAGGTTTCCGCACCACAATTAGCGAAGGCGTTCGCCCGTTCCGCAAAGATTTTGGGGGTGGATATTCTCGAGTATCGGAAGGTTCAGGATTTTATCAAAGAAAATGATCGTATTGTTGGTGTGCAAACGCAAACCAACAGTTATTTTACGGAACACGTTGTTGTTGCTGGAGGAGCTTGGAGCCAGGAGCTGACGAAGAAGGTAAATATCTTTTTGCCAGGGCATCCGGTAAAGGGTGAATGCTTTTCGGTTAAAATTTCGGGACAATTGGTAACATCAAGTATTTATTCTACTTCGGGTTATATTGTTCCCAAGGCTGGCGGAAGGTTAATTATTGGTGCTACCCAAAAGCCGGAGATCTTTGACGAATCGGTTAGTCTAGTAAGCTTATCGGAATTAATTGCGAACGCTCAGAAGGTCATTCCTGCTATAAAGGATGCCACATGGGAACAGGCATGGTCCGGTATTCGACCCAAGACTGCTGATGGGCTACCGTATATTAGCGAACACTCACACGTTCCAGGGCTATTGATTGCTACTGGTCATTACAGGAATGGGATATTGCTTGCCCCCATAACCGGTGTGTTAATCGCGGACATAATAGATGGAAAAGTGAACGACAATCCTTTTGGCATTGAACGAATCTGGAAGGAGGTGGTTGAGTGA
- a CDS encoding thiazole synthase, with amino-acid sequence MLTIGEKQFHSRLFLGTGKYPNMDIQKEAVDVSGTEVLTFSVRRMNVFDASQPNFLEKIDLNRYQLLPNTAGAKTAKEAVRTARLAKASGLCDMIKVEVIGCDKTLLPDPVETLKATETLVKEGFIVLPYTSCDVVLSKKLEEIGAHAVMPGASPIGSGQGIINPTNMRFIVEQANIPVIVDAGIGSPADASLAMDLGADAVLLNTAVSQAKDPVRMAEAMKLGIEAGRLGYEAGRIPRKRYATASSPTEGISIG; translated from the coding sequence GTGTTAACAATAGGCGAAAAGCAGTTTCATTCACGATTATTTTTAGGTACTGGTAAATATCCGAATATGGATATTCAAAAGGAAGCAGTAGATGTGTCGGGAACAGAAGTACTGACGTTTTCTGTGCGGCGTATGAATGTTTTTGATGCATCGCAACCAAATTTTTTAGAGAAGATAGACCTTAATCGCTATCAGTTATTACCAAATACAGCGGGTGCGAAAACAGCTAAAGAAGCGGTCCGTACTGCTAGATTGGCAAAGGCGTCCGGCCTCTGTGACATGATTAAAGTAGAGGTGATCGGGTGCGATAAAACATTACTGCCGGATCCTGTTGAGACATTAAAAGCAACCGAAACCCTAGTGAAAGAAGGATTCATCGTATTGCCATATACGTCATGTGATGTTGTCCTGTCAAAAAAACTGGAGGAAATTGGCGCCCATGCGGTCATGCCGGGGGCTTCGCCAATTGGCTCCGGACAGGGAATTATTAATCCTACTAATATGCGCTTTATTGTGGAGCAGGCAAATATTCCGGTCATTGTAGATGCTGGTATTGGTTCACCAGCGGATGCCTCCCTGGCCATGGATCTCGGCGCGGATGCAGTTCTGTTAAATACTGCTGTTTCACAAGCGAAGGACCCAGTCAGAATGGCTGAAGCAATGAAACTAGGTATTGAAGCAGGACGTCTTGGCTATGAAGCAGGAAGAATTCCAAGGAAACGCTATGCAACAGCAAGCAGTCCGACAGAAGGAATAAGTATTGGGTAA
- a CDS encoding thiamine phosphate synthase: MSGELHVISTGKQSLKTVTSIMRQIHPFIDYFHLREKSWSAHELIQGVKSLSVAGVPTEKIMINDRVDVAHAMNTRGVQLSDQSMGVELVNRYYNHLRIGCSVHHTAKGVAAAKHGADYLLFGHIFETQSKPGMKPKGLASLREMVERVPIPVIAIGGITPANTSDVIQNGASGIAVLSGVLLADDPLKAALAYQKALKNSTYAEGRCKDEPKL, translated from the coding sequence GTGAGCGGAGAATTACATGTCATTTCAACAGGTAAACAATCACTTAAAACAGTAACGTCAATCATGAGGCAGATCCATCCATTCATTGATTATTTCCATCTACGGGAGAAATCATGGTCGGCACATGAATTGATTCAAGGGGTTAAGTCACTTAGTGTTGCTGGGGTGCCAACGGAAAAAATTATGATTAATGATCGTGTCGACGTTGCACATGCCATGAACACGCGTGGTGTCCAGCTAAGCGATCAAAGTATGGGAGTGGAGTTGGTAAACAGGTACTATAATCACCTAAGGATTGGCTGTTCGGTGCATCATACTGCAAAGGGAGTGGCTGCAGCAAAACATGGAGCTGATTATCTACTTTTTGGTCATATCTTTGAAACGCAGTCAAAGCCTGGAATGAAACCGAAAGGGCTTGCTAGTTTGAGAGAGATGGTTGAACGGGTTCCCATCCCAGTAATAGCAATCGGTGGAATCACGCCCGCTAACACAAGCGATGTGATTCAAAATGGGGCAAGCGGGATCGCTGTACTGTCAGGAGTCCTATTGGCTGATGATCCCCTAAAGGCTGCCCTAGCCTATCAAAAAGCATTAAAAAACAGCACATATGCAGAAGGCAGGTGTAAGGATGAACCAAAATTATGA
- a CDS encoding biotin transporter BioY: MQTKQHFRTIDITMCSIFVALTAFGANITSFVPFLQIGGVPITLQTYFCILSGTILGSRLGATAMSVYLFAGVIGLPIFAGFKGGIGAIFSPTFGFIISFIAVAYVTGKWIEWKQNPSLLTFITASFLGLIFNYVIGTNYMYLALTYWLEAPAGFSYAQAWLIMLAYLPVDVLTIFIAGLTAPKVHRALHKTNKSFAL, encoded by the coding sequence TTGCAAACGAAACAGCATTTTCGGACGATTGATATAACAATGTGCAGCATTTTTGTGGCTTTAACAGCTTTCGGAGCAAACATTACCTCTTTTGTCCCATTTCTGCAGATTGGTGGTGTACCTATTACGTTACAGACCTATTTCTGCATTCTTTCCGGTACCATCCTTGGCAGCCGGCTTGGGGCAACCGCCATGAGTGTGTATCTGTTTGCAGGGGTCATCGGCCTTCCAATCTTTGCCGGGTTTAAAGGTGGGATTGGAGCAATCTTTAGTCCAACATTTGGATTTATTATTTCATTTATTGCTGTTGCATATGTAACCGGTAAATGGATTGAGTGGAAACAAAACCCGAGTTTGCTAACTTTCATTACAGCATCCTTTCTCGGCCTTATTTTTAATTATGTAATCGGTACAAACTATATGTATTTGGCTTTAACCTATTGGCTTGAGGCTCCTGCGGGGTTCAGTTATGCGCAAGCATGGTTGATTATGCTCGCCTATCTGCCCGTTGATGTGCTTACCATATTTATTGCTGGCCTTACAGCTCCCAAAGTTCACCGTGCTCTGCATAAAACAAATAAATCATTTGCATTATAA
- a CDS encoding cytidine deaminase codes for MLNVRPLENKDYELIIAAEKVIEKNYKYGRHHIGSAVRTTSGKVFAAVHLEANVGRIAVCGEAMALGKSISEGEHEFETIVAVAHPHSHETIEKCWVVAPCGMCRELISDYGKNTDVILSYNDDLVKCNVMELLPEKYTSDIE; via the coding sequence ATGTTAAATGTTAGGCCTTTGGAGAATAAGGATTATGAACTGATTATAGCGGCGGAAAAGGTAATTGAAAAGAATTATAAATATGGAAGACATCACATTGGTTCAGCAGTAAGAACAACATCCGGCAAGGTTTTTGCAGCGGTACATCTTGAAGCAAATGTCGGCAGAATAGCTGTATGTGGCGAAGCGATGGCTCTTGGAAAGTCTATATCTGAAGGGGAGCACGAATTTGAGACAATTGTAGCCGTTGCACATCCGCATTCACATGAAACCATTGAGAAATGTTGGGTGGTGGCCCCATGTGGTATGTGCCGTGAACTAATAAGTGATTACGGTAAAAACACGGATGTAATCCTTTCCTATAATGATGACTTAGTAAAATGTAATGTAATGGAGTTACTGCCAGAAAAATATACAAGTGATATAGAATAG
- a CDS encoding thiazole biosynthesis adenylyltransferase ThiF yields the protein MDNRYSRQMLFAPIGIEGQQKIAAKHVLIVGAGALGTGNAEVLVRAGIGKLTIVDRDYVEWSNLQRQQLYVEEDAKRGIPKAIAAKERLKQINSEVEIAAHVADVTPLEFEQLIAGVDLILDATDNFDIRMIINDIAHKHRIPWIYGSCVGSYAISYTIIPGETPCLHCLMETVPLGGLTCDTAGIISPAANMVVVQQTTEALKIVTENWSVLQNKLVSYDLWKNEQVAMDISVMKNTECTTCGSQPTYPFLSYENQTKTAVLCGRNTVQIRPSNMEERNLEKIAETLYGLGRKVKRNPFLLSFIIDEKRLVLFKDGRALVHGTNDVAKAKTLYHQFFG from the coding sequence ATGGATAATCGTTATTCAAGACAAATGTTGTTTGCGCCAATTGGAATCGAGGGACAGCAAAAAATAGCGGCGAAACATGTCCTAATTGTTGGAGCAGGTGCACTTGGTACGGGAAATGCTGAAGTGCTTGTTCGCGCCGGCATCGGCAAGCTAACCATTGTGGACCGGGATTATGTCGAGTGGAGCAACTTGCAGCGTCAACAGCTTTATGTTGAGGAAGATGCCAAGCGTGGAATTCCAAAAGCCATTGCAGCAAAAGAACGGTTAAAACAGATTAATTCGGAGGTTGAGATTGCAGCACATGTTGCTGATGTCACCCCATTAGAGTTCGAACAACTAATAGCAGGGGTCGATCTAATTCTTGATGCTACCGATAATTTTGATATCCGGATGATAATTAATGACATAGCACATAAGCACCGGATTCCCTGGATTTATGGCTCCTGTGTCGGGAGCTACGCCATCAGCTACACGATTATCCCGGGTGAAACACCCTGCCTGCACTGTTTAATGGAAACTGTCCCCCTTGGCGGATTGACCTGTGACACAGCCGGGATCATTAGTCCTGCAGCTAATATGGTAGTCGTTCAGCAAACAACGGAAGCACTAAAGATAGTGACAGAAAATTGGAGTGTTTTACAGAATAAATTAGTTTCATATGATCTATGGAAAAACGAGCAGGTTGCCATGGACATTTCCGTTATGAAAAATACGGAATGCACCACGTGTGGATCACAACCTACTTATCCCTTTCTTTCATATGAAAATCAAACGAAAACTGCGGTGTTATGCGGAAGGAACACTGTTCAAATAAGGCCATCGAACATGGAAGAACGCAATTTGGAAAAGATAGCTGAAACCCTTTACGGACTAGGCAGAAAGGTGAAACGGAATCCATTTCTGCTTTCCTTTATCATTGATGAAAAGCGGCTGGTCTTGTTTAAGGATGGGCGGGCTCTTGTTCATGGAACAAATGATGTTGCAAAAGCAAAAACTCTTTACCACCAGTTTTTTGGATAG
- the thiS gene encoding sulfur carrier protein ThiS, whose protein sequence is MNLTINGKVIPLPEDVTSVRDVMMHFNLNQQVVIVEHNGEILNREHHDHQGIKNGDKLELVQFVGGG, encoded by the coding sequence GTGAACCTGACAATAAATGGAAAGGTCATTCCTTTACCTGAAGACGTAACATCTGTTAGAGATGTCATGATGCATTTTAACCTGAATCAGCAGGTTGTGATTGTTGAACACAATGGGGAGATTTTAAACCGGGAACATCACGATCATCAAGGAATTAAAAATGGAGACAAACTGGAATTAGTACAATTTGTAGGAGGCGGTTGA
- a CDS encoding topology modulation protein: protein MDKIMVIGVSAGAGKSTFAKELGRALKIEVYHLDAMFWKPGWVEASFEEFAAPQRKIVQTSNQWIMEGNYSKTYDIRAEYADTIVYLEHPLYLCLFRVMKRWLKNRGKTRPDLGEGCPDKLDWDFIRFICTTYYPRKRNMQARFRYFQTLGSKKSIHILKGKKEISSFLKDIH, encoded by the coding sequence ATGGATAAAATAATGGTAATAGGAGTATCGGCTGGTGCAGGGAAATCTACGTTCGCGAAGGAATTGGGCAGAGCCTTAAAAATCGAAGTTTATCATCTGGATGCGATGTTCTGGAAGCCAGGATGGGTGGAAGCTTCATTTGAGGAATTCGCTGCACCTCAAAGGAAAATTGTTCAAACCAGCAATCAATGGATAATGGAAGGCAATTATAGTAAAACGTATGATATTAGAGCGGAATACGCGGATACCATTGTATATTTAGAACATCCGCTGTATCTATGTCTTTTTCGAGTTATGAAGCGATGGTTAAAAAATAGGGGGAAAACCCGACCAGATCTTGGGGAAGGGTGTCCGGACAAATTAGACTGGGATTTCATTCGATTTATTTGCACTACATATTATCCACGCAAAAGGAATATGCAGGCTAGGTTTCGATACTTCCAAACATTAGGTTCTAAAAAAAGCATTCATATTCTAAAAGGAAAAAAGGAAATCAGTTCGTTTTTAAAGGATATACATTAG
- a CDS encoding DUF4181 domain-containing protein has protein sequence MGIPASILVVFILVANFLLNKLFLGRKKKEISETLGKNVHRWGMVIIGVISIYFLFSLDIFNENVMKWFWLSFIIIAQSFQSFMEWKFLKGSKQYVVSLIVLMLGLIYFFIFMF, from the coding sequence GTGGGTATTCCAGCATCAATTTTAGTGGTATTCATCCTTGTTGCTAATTTTTTACTAAATAAATTATTTCTAGGAAGAAAAAAGAAAGAAATTTCTGAAACATTAGGTAAAAATGTGCATCGGTGGGGAATGGTTATAATTGGGGTAATCAGTATTTATTTCTTGTTTTCTCTGGACATTTTTAACGAAAATGTTATGAAATGGTTTTGGCTTAGTTTCATTATAATAGCACAAAGCTTTCAATCCTTTATGGAATGGAAGTTTTTGAAGGGATCGAAGCAATATGTTGTTTCCCTAATTGTACTAATGCTTGGCTTGATTTACTTTTTTATTTTTATGTTCTAG
- a CDS encoding GNAT family N-acetyltransferase, whose product MRLFNMTIAFWWFPRKIGLIILKKGMNKLPIVSERLLFRPYNDNDFDFIMSLLSDPEVVRFIGNGKTRDKAEGIDFLNWIYRTYELGEDLGLLALVNKENDTLIGHAGLVPQTIEGNQEIEIGYWISHKHWGKGYATESAKALLEYGNKYLDKQRFISLIQPDNLASQKVAKKIGMGLDREIVLGGKDVHVYSTV is encoded by the coding sequence GTGCGATTGTTTAATATGACAATCGCTTTTTGGTGGTTTCCACGGAAAATTGGTTTAATAATTTTAAAGAAAGGAATGAATAAATTGCCTATTGTCTCTGAAAGGTTACTATTTCGGCCATACAACGATAACGATTTTGATTTTATTATGTCCTTATTGTCGGACCCTGAAGTAGTGAGATTTATCGGAAATGGGAAGACAAGGGATAAAGCGGAAGGGATAGATTTTTTAAACTGGATATATCGTACATATGAACTTGGTGAAGATCTGGGGTTATTGGCTCTAGTTAATAAAGAGAACGATACGCTGATTGGACACGCAGGCTTGGTTCCGCAAACCATTGAAGGAAATCAGGAAATAGAGATAGGTTATTGGATCTCCCATAAACATTGGGGAAAAGGATATGCAACAGAATCAGCTAAGGCACTTTTGGAATATGGAAATAAATACCTTGATAAACAAAGATTTATTTCATTAATTCAACCAGATAATTTGGCTTCTCAAAAAGTCGCAAAGAAAATAGGAATGGGATTAGATAGGGAAATTGTATTGGGTGGAAAAGACGTACATGTGTATTCCACAGTATAA
- a CDS encoding DUF2089 family protein, with product MEIKNVPNWVLTLDEEDLEFIKRFVLNSGSLKEIAKVYDVSYPTVRIRLDRLIQKVTLNDAVDNENFVKFIKGLSIDDRISIEDAKLIIEKYKQEKGDR from the coding sequence ATGGAGATAAAAAATGTACCGAATTGGGTTTTAACATTAGATGAAGAAGACTTAGAATTCATTAAAAGGTTTGTTCTGAATTCGGGTTCCTTAAAAGAAATTGCAAAGGTGTATGATGTATCCTATCCGACAGTTCGAATTAGACTTGATCGGTTAATCCAGAAGGTAACATTAAATGATGCTGTGGATAATGAGAACTTTGTTAAATTTATCAAGGGGCTTTCGATTGACGACCGGATCAGCATAGAGGATGCAAAATTAATTATTGAAAAATATAAACAGGAGAAAGGTGATAGATAA
- the sda gene encoding sporulation histidine kinase inhibitor Sda: MENLSDALLIEAYYKTKEFNLESDFTKLIIDELKSRTIHFID; this comes from the coding sequence ATGGAAAACTTATCTGATGCATTACTTATTGAAGCATACTACAAAACAAAAGAGTTCAACCTGGAATCGGACTTCACTAAACTGATAATAGACGAATTAAAAAGCCGCACCATACATTTCATTGACTAA